A DNA window from Planctomycetota bacterium contains the following coding sequences:
- a CDS encoding RNA polymerase sigma factor, producing MTLPSSPPDSADSSRVTDVIGRDAFARLFADASRRAWVVAMGVLLDRHGADDVVQEAAAVAWRRRETFAVGTNFAAWICRIAHHCALARRRKKRPDSGLDTDRVIAPKPTTADADIANLEGLGLGDALIRSLLALAETPRACLLMRVVLEASYDEIADALEIPPATAMSHVHRSRQRLARHLGSPAAVLEHEPARESNYEQRDTGGTEHHAR from the coding sequence GTGACGTTGCCATCGTCGCCACCGGACAGCGCCGATTCATCGCGCGTCACGGACGTCATTGGCAGAGACGCCTTCGCCCGCCTCTTCGCTGATGCGTCGAGGCGGGCGTGGGTGGTGGCGATGGGCGTGCTGCTCGACCGTCACGGTGCCGACGATGTCGTCCAGGAGGCCGCCGCGGTCGCGTGGCGTCGTCGTGAGACGTTTGCGGTCGGGACCAACTTCGCCGCGTGGATCTGCCGAATCGCGCACCACTGTGCGCTGGCTCGCCGACGCAAGAAACGCCCTGATTCCGGACTCGACACCGATCGCGTCATCGCTCCGAAGCCGACGACGGCTGACGCGGACATTGCGAACCTCGAAGGGCTCGGCCTGGGCGACGCGTTGATCCGGTCGCTCCTGGCGCTGGCCGAGACGCCGCGGGCGTGCCTTCTGATGCGCGTCGTGCTGGAGGCGTCGTACGACGAGATTGCCGACGCACTCGAGATTCCGCCCGCGACGGCGATGAGCCACGTCCATCGAAGCCGACAACGCCTGGCCAGACACCTCGGCTCCCCGGCTGCCGTTTTGGAACACGAGCCGGCAAGAGAGAGTAACTATGAACAACGGGACACAGGAGGGACCGAGCATCATGCCCGCTGA
- a CDS encoding MYXO-CTERM sorting domain-containing protein — MQSSLLLTASVVAGLAATANAADISVLTLPEGGEILQITGAVERQTPGGPAVADTRTVYQFAPDFDDPQPNDPDFTGSTWGWVYLESNATLADLVIPDEVTADFSLLTNPDSALGLQWVLVNGNPLYQFVNDTSPTDANGNFGPWFFTTLDGSPTQAVPEPGVAALGLAAAGVLLRRRR; from the coding sequence ATGCAGTCTTCTCTTCTCCTCACCGCCTCCGTCGTTGCTGGTCTTGCCGCAACCGCTAACGCGGCTGACATCTCCGTCTTGACGCTGCCCGAGGGCGGCGAGATCCTCCAGATCACCGGCGCCGTCGAACGCCAGACGCCCGGCGGGCCGGCGGTTGCTGACACGCGGACGGTCTACCAGTTCGCCCCCGACTTCGACGATCCGCAGCCGAACGATCCCGACTTCACCGGATCGACCTGGGGCTGGGTCTACCTCGAAAGCAACGCAACCCTCGCCGACCTCGTCATTCCCGATGAGGTGACCGCTGACTTCTCGCTGTTGACGAATCCGGACAGTGCGCTGGGTCTGCAGTGGGTGCTGGTCAACGGCAATCCGCTCTACCAGTTCGTCAACGACACCTCGCCCACTGATGCCAACGGCAACTTCGGGCCGTGGTTCTTTACGACGCTCGATGGCTCGCCGACCCAGGCGGTGCCGGAACCGGGCGTCGCGGCGCTCGGCCTTGCTGCGGCGGGCGTGCTACTGCGTCGCCGACGATGA
- a CDS encoding amidohydrolase, whose amino-acid sequence MWIVCFCLVSFPLFAEAREAETIYFGGPVLTMNDDLPQAEAVAVADGTILAVGDLDQVMQHRGERTDLVDLEGRTMVPGFVDSHGHAFMVGLQASVANLLPPPDGGVDSIDGLVETLTTFAAENPETVERLGWIVGFGYDNAQLVEQRHPTRDDLDRVSTDVPIVVIHQSSHLGSANSKALDLLGISADTPDPKGGKFLRRDGTNEPDGHAEEYAFFAMLGGLAGNFDDDVSDAFVERGTAMLASFGYTTAQEGRANADAIAAFRRVAARGDLRIDVAIYPDILMLDDEVPTREYADGVRIAGYKLTIDGSPQGKTAWLSRPYFKVPDGQPADYAGYAAITPEAAHAAIDKAFANDWQLLVHANGDAAIDTMIAGVDMARQAHPNVDGRPVLIHGQTLRHDQVAQLDRLDIFPSLYPMHTYYWGDYHRESVLGSERAENISPTGWVLDRGMRFGTHHDAPVALPDSMRVLSATVTRRSRSGDILGPQHRVDVMTALKAMTLWPAFQHFEEDEKGSIEPGKVADLVILSADPREVAEADLAGVKVLETIKSGRTIYTRDEQAALHLPPALGLFAHEPHRHDHAHAHAATADGCFSPAVDIILDVMDRD is encoded by the coding sequence GTGTGGATCGTTTGCTTCTGCCTCGTCTCCTTTCCGCTGTTCGCAGAGGCACGGGAAGCCGAGACGATTTACTTCGGTGGGCCGGTCCTCACGATGAATGATGACCTGCCGCAGGCCGAGGCGGTTGCGGTCGCGGATGGGACGATTCTGGCGGTCGGCGATCTCGACCAAGTCATGCAGCATCGTGGGGAACGGACGGATCTCGTCGACCTCGAAGGGCGGACGATGGTGCCTGGGTTTGTCGACTCGCACGGGCATGCCTTCATGGTCGGGCTTCAGGCGAGCGTCGCCAATCTGCTGCCACCGCCGGATGGCGGCGTCGACTCGATCGACGGGCTTGTCGAGACGTTGACGACGTTCGCGGCTGAGAATCCGGAGACCGTCGAGCGGCTCGGCTGGATCGTCGGCTTCGGCTATGACAATGCCCAACTCGTCGAGCAGCGTCATCCGACACGCGACGACCTCGACCGCGTCTCGACCGACGTGCCGATCGTCGTCATCCACCAGTCGAGCCACCTCGGCTCGGCCAACAGCAAGGCACTCGACCTGCTCGGCATCAGCGCCGACACGCCGGATCCCAAAGGTGGCAAGTTCCTTCGACGCGACGGCACCAACGAGCCCGATGGCCACGCGGAGGAGTATGCCTTCTTCGCCATGCTCGGCGGACTCGCGGGCAACTTCGACGACGATGTCAGCGACGCGTTTGTCGAGCGAGGGACGGCCATGCTCGCGTCGTTCGGCTACACAACCGCACAGGAAGGCCGAGCCAATGCGGATGCGATTGCCGCGTTTCGAAGGGTGGCTGCTCGGGGCGACCTGCGGATCGACGTGGCGATCTATCCGGACATTCTCATGCTCGACGATGAGGTGCCAACGCGCGAGTACGCGGACGGCGTGCGGATCGCCGGGTACAAGTTGACGATCGACGGCTCGCCTCAGGGCAAGACGGCCTGGTTGAGTCGGCCTTACTTCAAGGTGCCCGATGGCCAGCCCGCGGACTACGCCGGCTATGCCGCGATCACGCCGGAAGCCGCTCACGCCGCGATCGACAAGGCCTTTGCCAACGACTGGCAGCTCCTGGTGCACGCCAACGGTGATGCGGCCATCGACACGATGATCGCGGGCGTCGACATGGCCCGACAAGCACACCCGAACGTCGACGGCCGTCCCGTGCTCATCCACGGCCAGACGCTCCGTCACGATCAGGTCGCCCAGCTTGATCGGCTCGACATCTTCCCGTCGCTCTACCCGATGCACACGTATTACTGGGGCGACTATCACCGCGAGTCGGTGCTCGGAAGCGAACGCGCAGAGAACATCTCGCCGACAGGCTGGGTCCTGGATCGTGGCATGCGATTCGGCACGCATCACGACGCACCAGTCGCGTTGCCCGACTCGATGCGTGTCCTTTCCGCGACCGTCACGCGCCGTTCGCGAAGTGGCGACATCCTCGGCCCGCAGCACCGCGTCGACGTGATGACTGCCCTGAAAGCGATGACGCTCTGGCCGGCGTTTCAGCACTTCGAAGAAGACGAAAAAGGCTCCATCGAGCCGGGGAAGGTGGCAGACTTGGTGATTTTGTCTGCCGACCCGCGCGAAGTCGCCGAGGCCGACTTGGCCGGTGTGAAGGTGTTGGAGACGATCAAGTCGGGCCGGACGATCTACACGCGCGACGAGCAGGCAGCCCTTCATCTGCCGCCGGCACTGGGTCTCTTCGCCCACGAGCCACACAGGCACGACCACGCGCACGCACACGCCGCCACGGCCGACGGTTGCTTCAGTCCGGCCGTGGACATCATTCTCGACGTGATGGACCGCGACTGA
- a CDS encoding AraC family transcriptional regulator, whose amino-acid sequence MAKGKLLPERHPLPRVTLRRPTDGFDMWHELCRPVMDTAARQTTDDFECDVEFADVGGVVCGRTAYGATQFVRSSEQARSDAGDGWAVHMLTRGEERVDDDKGSYVVRPDRIVLADWRHGYTKDATAADQLSLFIPRHLCPRPDLGGRSAVWWHRDSPAGRVLATAIETTWSTLPDVTVDQASAVGAGLRGLLGGLLDAADGRPANPEHVEPALLDAMIRHLEDHLGNPDVGVEDLVARFHCSRATTYRLFRSHGGIGRYLRRRRLAVAMDVLNTEPASAINLAGLADHVGFRDSRHFSRAFRDAFGMTPREAAEQHAPARSHPRTTPRRQRPTGGRKEHDHVRRVHGWFGQNPRAAHSRRID is encoded by the coding sequence ATGGCGAAGGGCAAGCTCCTCCCCGAGCGTCACCCGTTGCCACGCGTGACGCTGCGAAGGCCGACCGACGGCTTCGACATGTGGCACGAGCTGTGCCGACCGGTCATGGACACCGCCGCGAGGCAGACGACCGATGACTTCGAATGCGACGTCGAGTTCGCCGACGTCGGCGGAGTCGTCTGCGGCAGGACGGCCTACGGGGCGACGCAGTTTGTACGAAGTTCGGAACAAGCACGAAGTGACGCCGGCGACGGCTGGGCGGTGCACATGCTGACCCGCGGCGAGGAACGCGTCGATGACGACAAAGGCTCCTACGTCGTTCGGCCCGACCGCATCGTCCTGGCGGATTGGCGGCACGGCTACACCAAGGACGCGACGGCAGCAGATCAGCTGAGCCTATTCATCCCGCGACACCTCTGCCCTCGGCCGGACCTGGGCGGACGCTCGGCGGTGTGGTGGCATCGAGATTCGCCGGCGGGCCGAGTGCTGGCGACAGCGATCGAGACGACGTGGAGCACGCTGCCCGATGTCACCGTCGATCAGGCGTCGGCCGTCGGGGCAGGATTGCGTGGCCTGCTGGGCGGCTTGCTCGATGCGGCCGACGGTCGCCCGGCGAACCCCGAGCACGTCGAGCCAGCGCTGCTCGATGCGATGATCCGTCACCTCGAAGATCACCTCGGCAACCCGGACGTCGGCGTCGAAGACCTCGTCGCGCGATTCCACTGCTCCCGCGCGACGACCTACCGGCTGTTCCGCAGCCACGGCGGGATCGGACGCTACCTCCGCCGTCGACGTCTGGCCGTCGCGATGGACGTGCTGAACACAGAGCCCGCAAGTGCCATCAATCTGGCCGGCCTTGCAGACCACGTCGGCTTTCGCGACTCGCGGCACTTCTCCCGTGCCTTTCGCGACGCCTTCGGCATGACCCCGCGCGAAGCGGCAGAGCAGCACGCTCCCGCACGGTCTCACCCACGAACCACACCGCGCCGCCAACGACCCACCGGCGGCCGGAAAGAACACGACCACGTCCGACGCGTCCACGGCTGGTTCGGGCAGAACCCGCGCGCGGCGCACAGCCGGCGAATCGACTGA